From the Pontibaca methylaminivorans genome, the window CGCGCTGGACCCGCGAGGTCGGGCTGCCGCTTACCGTGAATGCGGTGATGCACCGCCAGAACCTGCACCAGCTTCCCGACATGATCGACATGGCGGTCGAACTGGATGCCGCCCGGCTCGAGGTCGCCAATGTGCAGTATTACGGCTGGGCGCTGAAGAATCGCGCTGCCCTGATGCCGACCTATCGCCAGCTTGAAGAAACCACCCGCATCGTCGAAGAGGCCCGCGAGCGCCTCGCCGGCATACTGGAAATCGACTATGTGATTCCCGATTACTATGCCAAGCGGCCCAAGAAATGCATGGGCGGCTGGGGTCGGCAGTTCTTCAACATCTCGCCCTCGGGCAAGGTTCTGCCCTGTCACGCGGCCGAAACCATCACCGGCCTCCGCTTCGATTCGGTGCGCGACCACTCATTGGCCTGGATCTGGGACAATTCTCCTGCCTTCAACCTTTATCGCGGCACCGACTGGATGCCCGAGCCCTGCCGCAGTTGTCCGATGAAGGAAGAGGATTACGGCGGCTGCCGCTGCCAGGCATTCGCCCTTACGGGAAATGCCGCCAGCACCGACCCGGCCTGCGAACTTTCGCCCCTGCACGAAGAGATTTTCGCCATGGCCGCCGAAGAGGCCGAGGGCGAACAGAACCGTTTCGTCTATCGCAATTTCGTCGGTGGAACGCCCGAACGGGATCCCGCCGCCGATGCGCCCGCCGCGCAGACCCCGGCAACGGAGAAGGAAAATACCTGACGACAGCATGAAGCCGGCCCCGGGCCCGGGGCTCCTGAGCGCCGGACACGTTCCGGTCGGCGAGGGGCATGACATCTATGTCGAAACATCGGGCGATCCCGGCGGGGTGCCGGTCGTTTTTCTGCATGGCGGCCCGGGCAGCGGCTTTCGCGCCGAACAGCGCCGGCTGTTTCCCCCGGATGCCTTTCTCGTGATGTTCGACCAGCGCGGCGCCGGACAGAGCCGCCCGGCACGCAGCCGGATCGACAACACCACCGTTCACCTGATCGCCGACATGGAACATCTGCGCGACCGTCTCGGCATCCGGCGCTGGATCGTGACCGGCGGTTCCTGGGGGGCGACGCTTGCGCTGGCCTATGCCGAACGCCATGCCGAGCGCGTCGCGGGGCTGGTGCTGCGCTCGGTGTTCCTCGGCACCCGGCAGGAACTGGACACCGCCTTCCTGCACAACCCGGCGCTGTTTCACCCGGACCTGCATCGCGACTTTCTGGCGCTGCTGCCACCATCCGAACGCGGTGATCCGCTGCCCGCCTACTGGGCGCGCATCCTCGGGCCGGACATGGCCGAAAGCCGCCGCTTTGCCCATGCCTGGCACGACACCGAGCGGATCCTTTCGGTCATCGCGCCAGCGCAAGCGCGGCTGGACCCGGCGGCGCTGAACGATCCAGCCCGCCCCCTGCCCGCGACGCCCTTCATGGAGGCGCATTATTTCAGCCACGGCTGTTTTCTGGACCACCGCCCGCTGCTTGAGAACGCCGCTGCGCTGCATGGCATTCCGGGAATCCTCATCCAGGCGCGCCACGACCTGCTGTGCCCGCCCGCGACCTCCCATGCGCTGGCCGCGCGCTGGCCGGACGCCGAAATCCGCCATGTGGAGCAGGCCGGCCATTCGGTGAGCGACGGCGCGACGGCGGAGGCGCTCAAAGCGGCCATTCGCGACATGTCAGCCCGCATCGTGACTGCCCCTGCTGTGCCATGACCCGCACCGCCCATCCGGGGTTTGCCGGGATCGAGCGGCGCGACCTGCCCGAGATCGGGGCGCGCGCCCTGCACCTGCGCCATATCCGCACCGGCGCGGATGTGATCTTTCTGCAGGACGGCGACAGCACCCGGAGCATCGCCATCGCCCTGCGCACCCGACCCGAGGATTCCAGCGGCGTCGCCCATGTGCTGGAACACTGCGTGCTTTCTGGATCGCGCGCCTATCCGGGCGCCCAGCCCTTTGCAGACCTGCTGAAAACTTCGCTCCACAGCCATCTGAACGCCGCGACATTTCCCGATTTCACGATCTATACGGCCGCCAGCTTTCACCCCGGGGATTTCCGCAATCTTTCCGACGTCTATCTGGATGCGGTGTTCTTTCCGCTTCTGCGCGAGGATGATTTCGACCGCGAAGGCTGGCACGGCGGACCGGGCGGCGCGAAAGGCGGGATCGTCCTGAACGAGATGCGCGGGTTCCATGCGTCACCCGATGCGCAGATCGAGGAATTCGCGCGCCGTTCCCTGTTTCGCGCAGGGCCGGGCCGCCATTCCGAGGGCGGCGAAGCAGATGCGATTCCCGCGCTCACGGTGGCAGGGATGCGCGCCTTCCACCGCCGTTTCTATCACCCTTCGAACGCGCTTGTCGCCTTTGCGGGTGCGGTGGACATGGCGGCGGAGCTTGCGCGGCTCGACAGGCTGTTTTCCGATTTCGCCCCCGCCGCGGCGGCCCCGGCCGGAACTGGCGAAACGATCCCCGCGCCGCGGTTCCTGACGCTCGACCATCCGGGGGCGCGTCATGCGCAACTGGCGCTGAACCGGGCCTTTGCCCCGCCCGAAACACGGTTTCACGAGCTCGGACTCGAACTGCTCTGCGAGGCGGTGATCGGCCATCCCGGCGCGCCGCTGCGCCGGGCCCTTGCCGACGCCGGCGTCTGCCGCAGCATCCGCGAAGCACGCTATCGTGACGACACCTTTCCGCCGCGTCTTGCGATCCGGCTTGACGGGATCGCGCCGGACCGGGCCGAGGCCGCCAGCGAGATGGTCGAGGCGGCCCTTGCCGGCCTTGCGCGCAAGGGGATTGCCCCGCAGGTCGCTGCCGCCGCGCTCGATGCGCTGGAACTCCGCCTGCGCGATCCGGCGACCCGCAAGCGGCCCGAACCACTCGCGCGGCTGCTCGGGGCGGCAAAGGCATGGCGGGCGGGACGGCCGCCGCTTGCCGCGCTCGGCTTTGCGCCCGAGATCGCGTCGCTGCGCAGCCGCACGGCGCCGATCCTTATGGATCTGCTCGAACGCGAGATCGTCGCCAATCCCCGCCGCAGCGTCATCCTGATGCGACCGGCGCCGGCAGCGATGGCCCGCGACCTGCCGCCCCCGACCCCGGCCCCGCGCCCGCAGATGGGACACGACGCGCCGGCAACGCCCGGCTCCGTGCCGCGACTGCGCCGCGCCGCCCTTGGCCAGCCGGCGCCGCACCCACGCATGCATGCCGAGCGCGTCCATGGCGTGCCGGTTCTGCTTTGTCCGCGCCGCACGAACGGCCTTGTCCATATCGACCTTGCGTTCGATGCGGGCGGCGCCGGGCTGTCCCTCGCGTCGCTCCTTGGTCCGGTGCTTGTGCATGGGCCGGCGGGGCGGCGGATCGCGGGGCTTTCCGTCGCGCGGCAGAGCGTTCCGGGCGCCGCGGGCGGGGCACGGGGGCTGCTCCTGCTGCGCGCGCGGGCGCTGCCCGGACAGGCCGCCGCTGTTATCCGCGCCGTGAGACGCATGCTCGCGCCACCGGAGTCGCCGCCACCCCCCGACCGGTTTGCCCGCATCATAGCCGCCGAAATCGCGCGCATCCGCGCCGCCCTGCTGCCCCGCGCGCACGAGTTTCTGGACCTGCGCCTGCGCGATCCGGCCGGCGACCATATGAGCGGGATCGAATATCTGCGGTTCCTGCATGTTCTTGACGCGCTGAACGGCGCGGATCCGCAAGCGGCGGCGGCAGCAATCGGTATGGCCCGCGATACACTCATCACCCGCACCCGGCTCGGGATCGCGGTGACGTGGGACGGGACGGACAGCGACGCGCTGCTCGCCACCGTGGCAGAGCTGGCCGCGGTGCTGCCGGGCGGCCAGGACAACCGCGCGCCCGCCCGGCCTGCGCCCGCCCTGCCCTGCGCGCGCGAGGGATTTTCGATCACCGGCAGCGCCAGCCACATCGGCATGGGCCTTGCTCCGGCGGCACCGCCGGCGGCGCTGTTCGTGGCGCTGCGGGCGCTGGAAACCGGCTGGCTGCGCCGCAAGCTGCGCGACCGGGGCGGCGCCTATGGCGTGGTCTGCCGCGGCGACCGGGAAGGCGGGCGCTGCGCGCTGCTGTCCTATCGCGATCCGAACCTGCTCGGGACGCTCGACACCATGGCCGGCGCGGGGGATGCGCTTGCGCGCGGGATCGGCGGGCAGGCGGTTGAGAATGCCGTCATCTCGGCACTCGGCCTGCTCGACCGTCCGCTTGCGGTGGGCGAACAGGGGCCGGCCGCGCTTGCCGACCGGCTCGCGGGGCGGGACGAGGCGCAGCGGGGGCGATTCCGTGCCGAGGTGCTCGGGCTGGCCGCGCAGGAGATCCGCGCCGCCGGCGACGCGCTTTCCGCCGCGGCGGCAAATGCGCGAATCGCGATCCTTGCCAATGCGGCGACGCTGGAGAGCGCCCTTTCCGAAAGGCCCGGCCTGTTCGAGGTCGGCCGGCTTCCCGGCAGCGCCGGATAGCCGCCGCGTTGAAACCGGTCCCGGCGGTGCCGCCCGGCATGACGTCCGCGACAGGAACGGCGGCATCACCCGATCACGAATCCGGGCCCACCCGGCCGGGGGCAATCAGGAACAGCGTGAATAGCCGCAGCTCGGGCAGGTCATGCAGCCCTCGATCATGCGCATGCCGAACTGTCCGCAGGACGGGCAGACCGCGCCGGGCGCGCCCTCTCCGGCCGCCATGGCCAGGGCTTGCGGATCGTTCTTGAGGCCGAGCCCCTCGCCTTCGAGAAAGCCGATCGCGATCATGTGCTGCTCGATCACGCCGCCGATCAGCGCAAGGATCGAGGGGATATACTTGCCCTTGATCCAGGCGCCGCCGCGCGGGTCGAACACGGCCTTCAGTTCCTCCACCACGAAGGACACGTCGCCACCGCGCCGGAACACCGCCGAGATCATCCGTGTCAGCGCGACCGTCCAGGCGAAATGCTCCATGTTCTTCGAGTTGATGAACACCTCGAAGGGCCGGCGGCGGCCGCTGATGATGATGTCGTTGATCGTGACATAGATCGCATGTTCGCTGTCGGGCCACTTGAGCTTGTAGGTATTGCCCTCGAGCGCCTGCGGCCGGTCGAGCGGATCGGCCATGTAGATCACGTCGCTGTGCGGCTCGCGCGGCTCGCCCATGCCGCTCGCCACCACCGCCGGCGCGGCGTCCTTTTCCTCCGACACGCTCAGCACCGATCCGGTCACGTCATTGGGGCGATAGGTGGTGCAGCCCTTGCAGCCGCTGTCCCAGGCCTGAAGATAGACATCCTTGAACGCATCAAAAGCGATGTCCTCGGGGCAGTTGATGGTCTTGGAGATCGAGGAATCCACCCATTCCTGCGCCGCCGCCTGCATGCGCACATGTTCCGCCGGGGTAAGCGTCTGGGCATTGACGAAATGATCCGGGAGCGGCGCGTCGCCCTTCAGGTCGCGCCACATCTGCACCGCGTAATCGACGACCTCTTCCTCGCTGCGCGAGCCGTCCTTCTGCAGCACCTTGCGCTTGTAGGCATAGGCGAACACCGGCTCGATCCCCGAACTCACGTTGCCGGCGTAAAGGCTGATGGTGCCGGTCGGCGCGATCGAGGTCAGCAGCGCGTTGCGGATGCCGTGTTCGCGCACCTGATCGCGCACATCGTCGTCCATCTTCTGCATGGTGCCGCTCATGAGGAATGCATCGGCATCGAACAGCGGAAAGGCGCCCTTTTCGCGGGCAAGCCGCACCGAGGCCAGATAGGCGGCGCGGGCCACCCGGCGCAACCAGCGCCCGCTCTGGCGCGCCGCCTCTTCCGAACCATAACGCAGGCCCATCATCAGAAGCGCATCGGCAAGCCCGGTCACGCCGAGCCCGATCCGGCGCTTGGCCTGTGCCTCGGCGCGCTGTTCGGGCAGCGGGAATTTGCTGATGTCCACCACGTTGTCCATCATGCGCACCGCCGTCGCCACCAGATCGTCCAGCGCTTCCTCGTCGAGATGGGCCCCCTCCTCGAAGGGTTCCGCCACCAGCCGCGCCAGATTCACCGACCCGAGCAGGCAGGCCCCATAGGGCGGCAGCGGCTGCTCGCCGCAGGGGTTGGTGGCGCTGATGGTCTCGCAATAGGCAAGATTGTTCATCGCGTTGATACGGTCGATGAAGATCACGCCCGGCTCGGCATAATCATAGGTCGCACGCATCATCCGGTTCCACAGATCGCGCGCGGGCAGGGTCCGGTACACCCGGCCGTCGAACTGCAGGGTCCAGGGCGCATCCGATTTCACCGCCTCCATGAAGGCATCCGTGACCAGCACCGAAAGGTTGAACATGCGCAGCCGGGCCGGGTCGGATTTCACCGCGATGAATTCCTCGATGTCGGGGTGATCGCAGCGCATCGTGGCCATCATCGCACCGCGGCGCGATCCGGCCGACATGATGGTGCGGCACATGGCGTCCCACACATCCATGAAGGACAGCGGCCCCGAGGCATCCGCCGCCACGCCCCGCACCTCGGCCCCTTTGGGGCGGATGGTGCTGAAGTCATAGCCGATGCCCCCGCCCTGCTGCATGGTGAGCGCGGCCTCGCGCAGCGCGCTGAAGATGCCGTCCATGCTGTCGGGGATGGTTCCCATGACGAAACAGTTGAACAGGGTCACCTGACGCGCGGTGCCGGCACCGGCGATGATGCGCCCGGCCGGCAGAAAGCGGAAATCCTCGAGCGCACCGTAGAATTTTTCCTCCCAGCGGGCGGAATCGGTCTCGACCGAGGCAAGGTCGCGCGCGATTCGCCGCCACGTGTCCTCGACCGAGCCGTCCTCGGGCGTGCCGTCGGCCGCGCGGAATCGATATTTCATGTCCCATATCTGTTCAGCGATCGGGGCGGAAAATCGACTCATGGGAACCTCCTTGGGGATGTCCGCGCGTCAATGGCTTGCCGCCGCGCCGGACCCGGCTACAATATACGCCATCGCAGACAGGCTCAATGCCCGTGACCGGGCAAGATGCCCATGCGGCAGCCGGAGGCGCAATGACGGAAATCCACCTCGTGAAGCTGAGCGTCGGAACCGAATCGGTGGCCGACCTGATCGCATGGCAGAAACGGCCCGCCGTGCAGACGGTGGACGGGCTGCCGCGCCATATCACCCGCATGTGGCCGAAACGCGCCGCGGAACTGATCCGGGGCAGCTCGATCTACTGGGTGATCAAGGGGGAAATCCTGGCCCGCCAGCGCATCATCCGCCTTGACGAGACTACGGGCGAGGATGGCATAAGGCGCTGCGCCATCGTTCTTGACCCGGAAATGATACGCACGCGCCCGGCGACGCGCGCGCCGTTCCAGGGCTGGCGCTATCTGTCCGCCGCGGATGCTCCGCCCGACCTGCGGCCTCTCAAAAGCGACGGGGCACTGCCCGAACAGCTCGACCGCGCACTGTCCGAGATCGGGTTGATCTGACCGGGCCCGCCGCGCGGCCGGCGCGCGCCCTGGTCCGGGCAGGCCCCGGGCGCCGTCAGCCGGAGTGGTGCACCTGTTCGAACATCCGCGCCAATGCCTGGCGCTGGGTCTCGGAGGTGGCCGCCACGCGGCTGCGCCAGAGCGTCGCCTGACTGCGCAGGATCACCCCGTCGGACAGCAGCTTCAGATGATTGGCGCGCAGGGTCTCGCCGGTCGAGGTGATGTCGGCGATCGCCTCGGCGGTCTCGTTCTTGACCGTTCCTTCGGTTGCCCCCTGACTGTCCACCAGCATGTAATCGGCGACCCCTGCCCGGCGCAGGAACTCGCGCACCAGGCGGTGATATTTCGTCGCGATGCGCAGACGGTGGCCATGCACGGCGCGGAACGCGGCCGCCGCGGCGTCGAGATCGTCGAGCGTATCCACGTCGACCCAGGCGCGCGGCACCGCGAGCACCAGATCCGCCTGCCCGAAGCCGAGCGGCGCGACCTCTTCCAGCTGCTGTTCCCAGAGCGGCAGCCGGTCATGCACAAGATCGGTGCCGGTCACGCCGAGATGGATGCGCCCCGCCGAAAGCTCGCGCGGAATCTCTCCGGCCGACAGCAGCACCAGCGACACACCGTCCACACCGTCCACGCGGCCCGAATATTCCCGGCTCGCGCCGCTGCGCGACAGGCGCACGCCGCGCTTTTCGAACCAGTCGAAGGTCTTGTCCATGAGCCGCCCCTTGGACGGCACGCCGAGTTTCAGGGTCATGATGCGCCCCCGCCGAGTTCCAGCATCAGCCCCGGCCGCAGCACCCCGCCCACCGCCGGAATCGCCCGTCCCCGCCCAAGCCGGCGGGTCAGCGCGTCATAGCGTCCGCCGCTCGCGACCGCCGGCCAGCCGGGGCGGGTGTCGGCGTGGAAACCGAACACGAAACCGTCGTAATATTCCATCGTCATGCGCCCGAAACTGGCCTCGAAATCAAGGGCATCCACATCGACGCCGCGCGCGGCCAGCGCCTCGAGCCGGGCCGAGAGCCGATCGAGCGCGGGCACGAGGCCCGGCAGATCCACCGCGATGTCGCGCAGATGCTGCAGCGCATGCGGCGCGGTCTCGCGCACCGAAAGCAGCGTCTCCAGCGCATCAAGCTCGTGTTCCGCGATCGGCGGCAGGGCCGCATCGGCCCGCAGCGCCTCGATCCGCAACGCGATCTCGGCACGGCTGCGCTTGCCGATCAGGGGGCCGGCTTCCCGGAAGGGATCGGCGGCGGCAAGCAGCGCCACGCGCGCCTCGGGCGGCGGGGTGCGGCGCGCATAGCGGTCAAGCAGCGCGCGGAACCGCCGCGGCCGCCAGATGTGACGCATCAGCGCGGCCTTGCGCGCGGCACTGGTGGTGAGGCTCGACACCGCGGCGGTCAGGATGCCCATGTCACCGGTCGCGGCCCGCACCGGCAGATCCGAGAGCGCCTCGCCGATGCGGGTGAAGACCTCGGCATCGGCCGCCGCCGGATCGTCCCGGGCGAAAAGCTCGTAACCCACCTGCACATATTCGTTCGCGCGTTCCTCGTCATGTTCCTGACGGCGGAACACGGTGCCGGAATAGGTATAGCGCGCCGGTTCCGCCCCGCCCTGCATGTGCATCTGCACCACCGGAACGGTGAAATCGGGGCGCAGCATCTGTTCGCCGCGTAGCGCGTCCGAGGTTACATAGGCACGGGCGCGGATGTCTTCGCCGTAAAGGTCGAGCAGCGCCTCGGCCGGTTGCAGGATCGGCGGCTCGATCACCTCGGCGCCGGCGGATTCGAATCCCGCGCGCAGCCGCGCGGCCAGCGAAAGTTCGGCCTTGCGTGTCACGTCGCTCACGTCGCCGCCCCGCCCTGCCCGGCCAGCATATCGCGCAGCGCCGCGACCAGTTCGCCGCGCGGCACCTCGATCTGGCTTGGCCGTTCCTTCCATTCCTCGAGCGTTGCGCTTTCGGCGATCCGCGCACCCAGCACCAGATCCTTGATCTGCACCACGCCGCGCGCCTTTTCGTCGGCGCCCTCGATCACCGCTGCCGGACTGGCGCGGCGGTCGGCGTATTTCAACTGGTTGCCGAAGTTCTTGGGGTTGCCAAGGTAGACCTCGGCGC encodes:
- a CDS encoding DUF1489 family protein, which produces MTEIHLVKLSVGTESVADLIAWQKRPAVQTVDGLPRHITRMWPKRAAELIRGSSIYWVIKGEILARQRIIRLDETTGEDGIRRCAIVLDPEMIRTRPATRAPFQGWRYLSAADAPPDLRPLKSDGALPEQLDRALSEIGLI
- the pqqE gene encoding pyrroloquinoline quinone biosynthesis protein PqqE, with protein sequence MTENRPGSIEPDKSSPYGLPLSVLAEITHRCPLQCPYCSNPVELERAKGELTTEEWHRVLGELADMGVLQIHFSGGEPTARKDLVDLVQRATDVGLYSNLITSAVLLGRERLKALYDAGLSHVQISFQGSEDALANRIGGYRRGHQKKLEAARWTREVGLPLTVNAVMHRQNLHQLPDMIDMAVELDAARLEVANVQYYGWALKNRAALMPTYRQLEETTRIVEEARERLAGILEIDYVIPDYYAKRPKKCMGGWGRQFFNISPSGKVLPCHAAETITGLRFDSVRDHSLAWIWDNSPAFNLYRGTDWMPEPCRSCPMKEEDYGGCRCQAFALTGNAASTDPACELSPLHEEIFAMAAEEAEGEQNRFVYRNFVGGTPERDPAADAPAAQTPATEKENT
- a CDS encoding ATP phosphoribosyltransferase regulatory subunit, translating into MSDVTRKAELSLAARLRAGFESAGAEVIEPPILQPAEALLDLYGEDIRARAYVTSDALRGEQMLRPDFTVPVVQMHMQGGAEPARYTYSGTVFRRQEHDEERANEYVQVGYELFARDDPAAADAEVFTRIGEALSDLPVRAATGDMGILTAAVSSLTTSAARKAALMRHIWRPRRFRALLDRYARRTPPPEARVALLAAADPFREAGPLIGKRSRAEIALRIEALRADAALPPIAEHELDALETLLSVRETAPHALQHLRDIAVDLPGLVPALDRLSARLEALAARGVDVDALDFEASFGRMTMEYYDGFVFGFHADTRPGWPAVASGGRYDALTRRLGRGRAIPAVGGVLRPGLMLELGGGAS
- a CDS encoding adenosylcobalamin-dependent ribonucleoside-diphosphate reductase; this encodes MSRFSAPIAEQIWDMKYRFRAADGTPEDGSVEDTWRRIARDLASVETDSARWEEKFYGALEDFRFLPAGRIIAGAGTARQVTLFNCFVMGTIPDSMDGIFSALREAALTMQQGGGIGYDFSTIRPKGAEVRGVAADASGPLSFMDVWDAMCRTIMSAGSRRGAMMATMRCDHPDIEEFIAVKSDPARLRMFNLSVLVTDAFMEAVKSDAPWTLQFDGRVYRTLPARDLWNRMMRATYDYAEPGVIFIDRINAMNNLAYCETISATNPCGEQPLPPYGACLLGSVNLARLVAEPFEEGAHLDEEALDDLVATAVRMMDNVVDISKFPLPEQRAEAQAKRRIGLGVTGLADALLMMGLRYGSEEAARQSGRWLRRVARAAYLASVRLAREKGAFPLFDADAFLMSGTMQKMDDDVRDQVREHGIRNALLTSIAPTGTISLYAGNVSSGIEPVFAYAYKRKVLQKDGSRSEEEVVDYAVQMWRDLKGDAPLPDHFVNAQTLTPAEHVRMQAAAQEWVDSSISKTINCPEDIAFDAFKDVYLQAWDSGCKGCTTYRPNDVTGSVLSVSEEKDAAPAVVASGMGEPREPHSDVIYMADPLDRPQALEGNTYKLKWPDSEHAIYVTINDIIISGRRRPFEVFINSKNMEHFAWTVALTRMISAVFRRGGDVSFVVEELKAVFDPRGGAWIKGKYIPSILALIGGVIEQHMIAIGFLEGEGLGLKNDPQALAMAAGEGAPGAVCPSCGQFGMRMIEGCMTCPSCGYSRCS
- the pip gene encoding prolyl aminopeptidase; this translates as MKPAPGPGLLSAGHVPVGEGHDIYVETSGDPGGVPVVFLHGGPGSGFRAEQRRLFPPDAFLVMFDQRGAGQSRPARSRIDNTTVHLIADMEHLRDRLGIRRWIVTGGSWGATLALAYAERHAERVAGLVLRSVFLGTRQELDTAFLHNPALFHPDLHRDFLALLPPSERGDPLPAYWARILGPDMAESRRFAHAWHDTERILSVIAPAQARLDPAALNDPARPLPATPFMEAHYFSHGCFLDHRPLLENAAALHGIPGILIQARHDLLCPPATSHALAARWPDAEIRHVEQAGHSVSDGATAEALKAAIRDMSARIVTAPAVP
- a CDS encoding insulinase family protein, coding for MTRTAHPGFAGIERRDLPEIGARALHLRHIRTGADVIFLQDGDSTRSIAIALRTRPEDSSGVAHVLEHCVLSGSRAYPGAQPFADLLKTSLHSHLNAATFPDFTIYTAASFHPGDFRNLSDVYLDAVFFPLLREDDFDREGWHGGPGGAKGGIVLNEMRGFHASPDAQIEEFARRSLFRAGPGRHSEGGEADAIPALTVAGMRAFHRRFYHPSNALVAFAGAVDMAAELARLDRLFSDFAPAAAAPAGTGETIPAPRFLTLDHPGARHAQLALNRAFAPPETRFHELGLELLCEAVIGHPGAPLRRALADAGVCRSIREARYRDDTFPPRLAIRLDGIAPDRAEAASEMVEAALAGLARKGIAPQVAAAALDALELRLRDPATRKRPEPLARLLGAAKAWRAGRPPLAALGFAPEIASLRSRTAPILMDLLEREIVANPRRSVILMRPAPAAMARDLPPPTPAPRPQMGHDAPATPGSVPRLRRAALGQPAPHPRMHAERVHGVPVLLCPRRTNGLVHIDLAFDAGGAGLSLASLLGPVLVHGPAGRRIAGLSVARQSVPGAAGGARGLLLLRARALPGQAAAVIRAVRRMLAPPESPPPPDRFARIIAAEIARIRAALLPRAHEFLDLRLRDPAGDHMSGIEYLRFLHVLDALNGADPQAAAAAIGMARDTLITRTRLGIAVTWDGTDSDALLATVAELAAVLPGGQDNRAPARPAPALPCAREGFSITGSASHIGMGLAPAAPPAALFVALRALETGWLRRKLRDRGGAYGVVCRGDREGGRCALLSYRDPNLLGTLDTMAGAGDALARGIGGQAVENAVISALGLLDRPLAVGEQGPAALADRLAGRDEAQRGRFRAEVLGLAAQEIRAAGDALSAAAANARIAILANAATLESALSERPGLFEVGRLPGSAG
- the hisG gene encoding ATP phosphoribosyltransferase, which produces MTLKLGVPSKGRLMDKTFDWFEKRGVRLSRSGASREYSGRVDGVDGVSLVLLSAGEIPRELSAGRIHLGVTGTDLVHDRLPLWEQQLEEVAPLGFGQADLVLAVPRAWVDVDTLDDLDAAAAAFRAVHGHRLRIATKYHRLVREFLRRAGVADYMLVDSQGATEGTVKNETAEAIADITSTGETLRANHLKLLSDGVILRSQATLWRSRVAATSETQRQALARMFEQVHHSG